From the genome of Blautia pseudococcoides, one region includes:
- a CDS encoding DUF5605 domain-containing protein has product METMKYKKQVEKWDVFEVEIQGPAAGNPFTDYEVTGTFESKNECTEADGFYDGDGIYKVRFMPSFEEEYTFRIRAGFLDADLVGRFTATAPGKDNHGPVRVANTFHFAYEDGTPYYSVGTTCYVWDLQSDELIGKTLKTLKESAFNKIRFCVFPKHYDYNLGEPRSYPYQGTPMDSSVLTKENFQEYTGRSEGNDWDFTRFNTEHFRHIEKCIEVLRDLGIEADLIVMHPYDRWGFSCMKPEEDDLYWKYVIARFAAYRNIWWSLANEFDLFEEKNVEDWERYAKIICEKDPYKHLRSIHNCRNFYDHNRPWITHCSIQRQDIYKSAEMVNEWREKYKKPVVLDEIAYEGNIQHGWGNISGEEMLRRFWEAAVRGGYPGHGETYMHPQDILWWSHGGELHGESHKRFGFLLNVMKETPGIGLMPYEKCGWDEVCAVPEESTSLIKAVKEYYLFYYSFMRPSFRDFYFDDETAFEVRVLDTWNMTVENRGIHKGKFRVELPGKQYMAVQIKKA; this is encoded by the coding sequence ATGGAGACAATGAAGTACAAAAAACAGGTGGAAAAATGGGATGTTTTTGAGGTGGAGATCCAGGGCCCCGCAGCGGGAAATCCATTCACGGACTATGAAGTGACAGGAACCTTTGAGAGCAAAAATGAGTGCACAGAAGCGGACGGCTTTTACGACGGGGACGGTATCTATAAAGTGCGGTTTATGCCCTCCTTTGAGGAGGAATATACCTTCAGGATCCGTGCGGGATTCTTGGATGCCGACCTGGTGGGACGCTTTACAGCCACAGCTCCCGGAAAGGACAATCACGGTCCTGTGAGAGTGGCGAATACATTCCATTTTGCGTACGAGGACGGCACACCTTATTACTCTGTGGGAACGACCTGCTATGTGTGGGACCTGCAGTCCGACGAACTGATCGGGAAGACACTTAAGACTTTAAAGGAGAGCGCTTTTAATAAGATACGGTTCTGCGTTTTCCCGAAACATTATGACTATAACCTGGGGGAACCGCGCTCCTATCCTTACCAGGGAACCCCTATGGATTCCAGTGTGCTCACAAAGGAGAACTTCCAGGAATACACAGGAAGAAGTGAGGGAAATGACTGGGATTTTACCAGATTCAACACGGAACATTTCAGACATATAGAGAAATGCATTGAGGTCCTCAGAGACTTAGGCATCGAGGCGGACCTGATCGTCATGCATCCTTATGACCGCTGGGGATTTTCCTGCATGAAGCCTGAGGAGGATGACCTTTACTGGAAGTATGTGATCGCCCGGTTTGCCGCCTACAGAAATATCTGGTGGTCTCTGGCCAATGAATTTGACCTGTTTGAGGAAAAGAACGTGGAAGACTGGGAGCGTTATGCGAAAATCATCTGCGAAAAAGACCCGTACAAACATCTGCGTTCCATCCACAACTGCAGAAATTTCTACGACCACAACCGCCCATGGATCACGCACTGCAGCATCCAGAGGCAGGATATATACAAATCCGCAGAGATGGTCAATGAATGGCGAGAGAAGTACAAAAAGCCTGTTGTACTGGATGAGATCGCCTACGAGGGAAATATCCAGCACGGCTGGGGAAATATAAGCGGAGAGGAGATGCTGCGCAGATTCTGGGAGGCTGCTGTGCGGGGCGGGTATCCGGGACACGGAGAGACATATATGCATCCCCAGGATATCCTCTGGTGGTCACACGGCGGGGAACTTCACGGGGAGAGCCACAAACGTTTCGGATTCCTTCTGAATGTCATGAAGGAGACGCCGGGCATTGGACTTATGCCTTATGAAAAATGCGGCTGGGATGAAGTGTGTGCCGTACCTGAGGAGAGTACATCCCTGATCAAGGCTGTAAAAGAGTATTATCTGTTTTATTACAGCTTCATGCGCCCTTCCTTCCGGGATTTTTACTTTGACGATGAGACCGCGTTTGAAGTCCGCGTGCTGGATACCTGGAATATGACTGTGGAGAACAGAGGCATCCATAAAGGGAAATTCAGAGTTGAGCTGCCGGGAAAACAGTACATGGCAGTGCAGATAAAAAAAGCATAA
- a CDS encoding carbohydrate ABC transporter permease: MEGKTKKITKKAVLYLVLIILALIWVVPMFTLVATAVKSKSDFYSGAGLFSMPAHVAWDNFVNAITKGRLFTYMKNDLIVSCLKVPLGIFIEALAAFALTRLEIRHKTGTFIFFLIGMMLPMQTALVPINVIYSKLGLLNSYFGLFYVYVGFGISFGILILRGFFNGVPRELDEAAYIDGCNKWQLFYKIIFPVAKPAVATLIITDFLSTWNEYLLASVIINDNMKKTVPVGIMTFVGEHGTDYGYLCAGVLISVVPVLIVYLIFQRHFVEGMAGAVKA, translated from the coding sequence GTGGAAGGAAAAACAAAGAAAATCACAAAAAAAGCAGTATTATATCTTGTTCTGATCATCCTGGCGCTTATCTGGGTAGTACCCATGTTCACACTGGTGGCAACAGCGGTCAAGAGTAAATCTGATTTCTACAGCGGCGCGGGATTGTTCAGCATGCCGGCACATGTTGCCTGGGACAACTTTGTCAATGCCATTACAAAAGGCCGGCTGTTCACTTATATGAAAAACGACCTGATCGTATCCTGTTTAAAAGTGCCTCTGGGAATTTTCATTGAGGCCCTGGCAGCCTTTGCCCTGACCAGGCTGGAGATCAGGCATAAAACGGGAACTTTTATCTTCTTCCTCATTGGAATGATGCTTCCCATGCAGACAGCCCTGGTACCGATCAATGTGATCTACAGCAAGCTGGGCCTGCTGAATTCTTACTTTGGACTGTTCTATGTATATGTGGGCTTCGGTATCTCCTTTGGTATTCTGATCCTGCGGGGCTTTTTCAACGGTGTCCCCAGGGAGCTTGACGAGGCGGCATACATTGACGGATGCAACAAATGGCAGTTGTTTTATAAAATTATCTTCCCGGTGGCAAAGCCTGCTGTGGCAACACTGATCATCACAGACTTTTTGTCCACATGGAATGAGTACCTGCTGGCAAGTGTTATCATCAATGATAATATGAAGAAAACCGTTCCGGTAGGTATCATGACCTTCGTGGGCGAGCATGGAACAGATTACGGCTATCTGTGCGCGGGCGTGCTGATCTCCGTTGTTCCGGTGCTGATCGTGTATCTGATTTTCCAGAGACATTTTGTGGAAGGCATGGCCGGTGCTGTAAAAGCCTGA
- a CDS encoding L-fucose/L-arabinose isomerase family protein, with protein sequence MNKIKLGFAPTRRSIFSAPDAIKYADLTRERLCELGVSFVDIKDINEEGLLYNEADRIKIAEKFKAEKVDGLFFPHGNFGTEYEVARLAKELNVPVLLWGPRDERPDENGVRLRDSQCGLFATGKVLRRFQVPFTYMTNCRLTDPEFQRGIRDFLAVCNVVKVFRNTRILQIGPRPFDFWSTMCNEGELLERFNIQLSPIPIPELTKEMKKVKEEGTEVVKIMAYCHDNMCVRIRENELENVAALKAAMKNLAEKYGCNAIAIQCWNALQGEIGIMPCAANSLLNEEGIPVVCETDIHGAVTALLMEAAGMDEARTFFADWTVRHPDNENGELLQHCGPWPVSVAKEKPSIGYPLAFDHPGAVEAEAKHGDMTLCRFDGDNGEYSLLLGHAKGVEGPYTKGTYVWAEVENLKRLEAKLVEGPYIHHCVGIHKDVVPVLYEACKYIGVKPDLYDPIEEQVKAYLRGE encoded by the coding sequence TTGAATAAGATAAAATTAGGGTTCGCCCCAACACGAAGGAGCATTTTCAGTGCTCCGGATGCCATTAAATATGCGGATTTGACAAGGGAAAGATTGTGTGAACTGGGCGTCTCCTTTGTGGATATTAAGGATATCAATGAGGAAGGACTTCTGTACAACGAGGCAGACAGAATAAAGATCGCGGAGAAATTTAAGGCGGAGAAGGTGGACGGCCTCTTCTTCCCCCACGGCAATTTTGGCACAGAATATGAGGTCGCAAGGCTGGCAAAGGAACTGAATGTTCCGGTGCTTTTATGGGGGCCGAGGGATGAGCGTCCGGATGAGAACGGCGTCCGTCTCCGTGACAGCCAGTGCGGGCTTTTTGCCACCGGAAAGGTTCTCAGAAGATTTCAGGTGCCGTTTACCTACATGACAAACTGCAGGCTTACAGACCCGGAGTTCCAGCGGGGAATCCGGGATTTCCTGGCTGTGTGCAATGTGGTGAAGGTGTTCAGAAATACAAGAATCCTGCAGATCGGGCCGCGCCCGTTTGACTTCTGGAGTACCATGTGCAACGAGGGCGAACTGCTGGAAAGATTTAATATCCAGCTTTCTCCCATACCGATTCCCGAGCTGACAAAAGAGATGAAAAAGGTAAAGGAAGAGGGCACAGAGGTGGTAAAGATCATGGCATACTGTCATGACAATATGTGTGTCAGAATCAGGGAAAATGAGCTGGAAAACGTGGCTGCGCTGAAAGCTGCCATGAAGAATCTGGCAGAGAAATACGGCTGTAATGCCATTGCTATCCAGTGCTGGAATGCCCTTCAGGGAGAAATCGGAATTATGCCCTGTGCGGCCAATTCCCTGCTGAATGAGGAGGGAATCCCGGTCGTCTGTGAGACGGATATACACGGCGCCGTCACAGCACTTCTCATGGAAGCGGCAGGCATGGATGAGGCCAGGACCTTCTTTGCAGACTGGACGGTGCGTCATCCCGACAATGAAAACGGTGAGCTTTTGCAGCACTGCGGCCCCTGGCCTGTCTCTGTGGCAAAGGAAAAGCCATCCATTGGTTATCCCCTGGCCTTTGACCATCCCGGAGCTGTGGAGGCTGAGGCAAAACACGGGGATATGACCCTGTGCCGTTTTGACGGAGACAACGGGGAATACTCCCTGCTTCTGGGGCACGCGAAGGGTGTGGAAGGACCGTATACCAAGGGAACCTATGTCTGGGCCGAGGTGGAGAATCTTAAGCGCCTGGAGGCAAAGCTGGTGGAAGGGCCATACATCCATCACTGTGTGGGTATCCACAAGGATGTGGTGCCCGTGCTCTACGAGGCCTGCAAGTATATAGGTGTAAAACCGGATTTGTATGATCCGATCGAGGAACAGGTTAAGGCATATTTGAGAGGTGAATGA
- a CDS encoding LacI family DNA-binding transcriptional regulator, whose amino-acid sequence MKVNIRTISEYTGFSPATVSNALNHKKGVNKDTASEILRAAKELGYIGEMGITKIKLVIYKDKGLIVDDNPFFSLVVDGFEKECREAGYEMALCYLDRQTEDYKRQVENLCLDRASAIVLLGTELTDEEAAVFRGMKVPFLVLDYWNHDMSFDGVFINNADAARMAGEYLIQKGHTRIGYLRGSYRIKAFGSRASGFQIALNKHNLRLENRYTVTIGVTMEAAHQDMLRYLVGKPELPTAFFADNDNLALGAMKALQESGYRVPQDVSIIGFDDLPFCEIAVPRLTSLRVPKQEMGRLAVRRIVEMMQERSTAKTKIQICTEFIERDSVLELKN is encoded by the coding sequence GTGAAAGTAAATATAAGGACCATATCAGAATATACAGGATTTTCTCCGGCTACCGTATCCAATGCTTTGAACCATAAAAAAGGTGTGAATAAGGACACCGCGTCAGAAATCCTCCGTGCAGCCAAGGAACTGGGCTATATCGGGGAGATGGGGATCACGAAGATCAAGCTTGTCATCTATAAGGACAAGGGCCTGATCGTGGATGACAATCCCTTCTTTTCCCTGGTTGTGGATGGATTTGAAAAGGAGTGCAGGGAGGCCGGCTATGAGATGGCGCTCTGTTATCTGGACCGGCAGACAGAGGATTACAAAAGACAGGTGGAAAACCTGTGCCTGGACCGGGCTTCCGCCATTGTACTTCTGGGCACAGAGCTTACAGACGAGGAGGCAGCGGTGTTCAGAGGCATGAAAGTACCCTTTCTGGTGCTGGATTACTGGAACCACGATATGTCGTTTGACGGGGTGTTTATCAACAACGCGGACGCGGCCAGAATGGCCGGGGAGTATCTGATCCAGAAAGGCCATACCAGAATCGGATATCTGCGGGGCAGTTACCGGATCAAGGCGTTCGGCTCCAGAGCTTCCGGATTTCAGATCGCCCTCAATAAGCATAATCTGAGGCTGGAGAACAGGTACACGGTGACCATCGGCGTTACCATGGAGGCTGCCCACCAGGACATGCTGCGGTACCTGGTGGGGAAACCGGAGCTGCCCACCGCTTTTTTTGCGGATAATGACAATCTGGCTCTGGGTGCCATGAAAGCGCTGCAGGAATCCGGCTACCGGGTCCCGCAGGATGTGTCGATCATCGGATTTGATGACCTCCCCTTCTGTGAGATCGCAGTGCCCAGGCTGACAAGCCTCAGGGTGCCCAAGCAGGAGATGGGAAGGCTGGCAGTGCGCCGCATTGTGGAGATGATGCAGGAGAGGAGCACAGCCAAGACAAAGATTCAGATCTGTACGGAATTTATTGAGCGGGACAGTGTCCTTGAACTTAAAAATTAG
- a CDS encoding transketolase family protein — protein MNKIANKQVICQVLMEKAKTDKDVVVLCSDSRGSASMTPFAENYPEQFVEVGIAEQNLVSISAGLAKCGKKAYAVSPACFLSTRSYEQAKVDVAYSNTNVKLIGISGGISYGALGMSHHSAQDMAAMSAVPNMRVYIPSDKNQTKCLTEALLGDEKPAYIRVGRNAVEDVYEEGNCPFEMDKATVVKEGKDVAIVACGEMVKPSLDAAKLLEKEGISAAVLDMYCVKPFDKETLLQMVSGVKAVITAEEHAPFGGLGSMVSQAVGSECPKKVVNLSLPDAPVITGTSKEVFDHYGLNAEGIAAKARELV, from the coding sequence ATGAATAAGATAGCAAATAAGCAGGTGATCTGCCAGGTACTGATGGAGAAAGCAAAGACAGATAAAGACGTTGTGGTGCTGTGCAGTGACTCCCGCGGTTCCGCATCCATGACACCTTTTGCAGAGAATTACCCGGAACAGTTTGTGGAGGTGGGCATTGCGGAACAGAATCTGGTGAGCATTTCCGCGGGCCTTGCAAAGTGCGGTAAGAAAGCCTATGCGGTATCCCCCGCCTGCTTTTTATCTACCAGAAGCTATGAGCAGGCAAAGGTGGATGTGGCCTATTCCAACACCAATGTGAAGCTGATCGGTATCAGCGGCGGCATCAGTTATGGTGCCCTGGGCATGAGCCACCACTCTGCCCAGGATATGGCTGCCATGTCAGCAGTTCCGAATATGAGGGTTTACATACCAAGTGATAAAAATCAGACGAAGTGCCTGACTGAGGCGCTGCTGGGGGATGAAAAACCTGCCTACATCCGTGTGGGGAGAAATGCGGTGGAGGATGTCTATGAAGAAGGAAACTGTCCTTTTGAAATGGATAAAGCCACTGTGGTGAAAGAGGGAAAAGACGTGGCGATCGTGGCGTGCGGAGAGATGGTAAAGCCTTCTCTTGACGCAGCGAAGCTGCTGGAAAAGGAAGGCATCAGCGCAGCAGTCCTGGATATGTACTGTGTAAAGCCTTTTGACAAAGAGACTCTGCTTCAGATGGTATCCGGTGTGAAGGCTGTGATCACAGCGGAGGAGCACGCGCCTTTCGGGGGACTTGGCAGTATGGTGAGCCAGGCAGTGGGAAGCGAATGCCCGAAAAAGGTTGTGAACCTGTCCCTGCCGGATGCGCCGGTCATCACAGGAACCTCAAAGGAGGTATTTGATCACTACGGATTAAACGCGGAAGGAATCGCGGCAAAAGCCAGGGAGTTAGTCTGA
- a CDS encoding transketolase, producing MDDLKAKVFDLRRDTVDIIVAGKGGHIGGDMSVMEILAALYFRVMNVSPKRADDPDRDRFVLSKGHSMEAYYAVLCAKGFLDLEEVKEKFSKFGSSYIGHPNNKLPGIEMNSGSLGHGLPVCVGMALAGKMNKKEYRVYTVMGDGELAEGSVWEGAMAANQYHLDNLCAVVDRNRLQISGCTEDVMGHDDLAERFSSFGWHVISVRGNDLDELLQAFSEASQTKGKPSVIIANTTKGYGSPVMENKANWHHKVPTQEEYNQIISDFAAGKEAALHE from the coding sequence ATGGATGATCTGAAAGCGAAAGTGTTTGATCTGCGCAGGGATACAGTTGATATTATTGTTGCCGGAAAGGGAGGTCATATCGGCGGTGATATGAGTGTTATGGAAATCCTGGCCGCTCTGTATTTCCGTGTTATGAATGTTTCTCCAAAACGGGCAGATGACCCGGACAGGGACCGGTTTGTCCTCAGCAAGGGACATTCCATGGAGGCTTATTATGCGGTGCTGTGCGCAAAGGGATTCCTTGATCTGGAAGAGGTAAAAGAAAAGTTTTCAAAGTTCGGTTCCTCTTACATCGGACATCCAAACAATAAACTGCCGGGGATCGAGATGAATTCCGGTTCCCTCGGACACGGCCTTCCCGTATGCGTGGGAATGGCTCTGGCAGGAAAGATGAACAAAAAGGAATACCGGGTATATACAGTTATGGGAGACGGTGAGCTGGCAGAAGGCTCTGTCTGGGAGGGAGCCATGGCTGCCAACCAGTATCATCTGGATAATCTCTGTGCAGTGGTGGACAGAAACAGGCTGCAGATTTCCGGCTGTACGGAAGATGTGATGGGACATGATGACCTGGCAGAGAGATTTTCCTCTTTCGGATGGCATGTGATCAGTGTGCGGGGAAACGATTTGGATGAACTTCTGCAGGCATTTTCAGAGGCGTCACAGACAAAGGGAAAACCAAGTGTCATCATAGCAAATACCACGAAAGGGTATGGTTCCCCTGTTATGGAAAATAAGGCAAACTGGCATCACAAGGTACCCACACAGGAGGAATATAATCAGATTATCAGTGATTTCGCCGCAGGGAAGGAGGCTGCTCTTCATGAATAA